In Armatimonadota bacterium, a genomic segment contains:
- a CDS encoding SpoIIE family protein phosphatase, translating to MKQYTVDVIGKSFSKKGEDTCGDSFKVFRAPDSMVIVLSDGLGSGVKANVLSTLTVEIVGGLASGNLSTHEMVETLVATLPVCKWRGIAYSTFSILRIYDTGQATLVEYDSPISLRLRGGVKVSPAIGSEVEVLDKTIRETHFRLKPNDVILQMSDGIIHAGVGTTMRMGWQEEGVQSYLSHVAHLAEGDPERLADIVLKQANELWESSPGDDGTVVATRYRKARNAVVITGPAGDPKDMPRMLNDFLSAPGIKIVAGGTTSHLVAEKMGKEVEIELKYLDTGLPPTAKIEGIDIVTEGMLTLNRVVDYMKRGVPDGEENAATKLYDILKSCDGITFMVGTARNAAHQNASFPPEMLLRRSVVETLAALLRDEDKTVEVNYY from the coding sequence ATGAAGCAATATACGGTAGATGTAATCGGAAAGAGTTTTTCTAAGAAGGGCGAGGACACCTGCGGCGACTCGTTCAAGGTCTTTCGTGCGCCTGATTCAATGGTAATCGTGCTCTCGGACGGCCTGGGCAGCGGTGTTAAGGCAAATGTGCTCTCGACGCTCACGGTCGAAATTGTCGGTGGTCTTGCGAGCGGCAACCTGAGTACGCATGAAATGGTCGAGACATTGGTCGCGACCCTGCCTGTTTGCAAATGGCGCGGCATTGCTTACTCTACTTTTTCGATTCTGCGAATATATGACACAGGTCAGGCGACTCTGGTCGAGTATGACTCTCCGATCTCATTAAGACTCAGAGGCGGTGTCAAGGTCAGTCCGGCCATAGGCTCTGAAGTTGAAGTCCTCGACAAAACGATCCGCGAGACTCACTTCAGGCTCAAACCGAATGATGTTATCCTGCAGATGTCGGACGGAATCATCCATGCCGGGGTCGGCACGACGATGCGCATGGGCTGGCAGGAGGAAGGCGTTCAGAGCTATCTGAGCCATGTCGCACACCTGGCTGAAGGCGACCCTGAGAGGTTGGCGGATATAGTCCTCAAGCAGGCGAATGAACTGTGGGAATCGTCACCGGGCGATGACGGAACGGTCGTTGCGACACGCTACAGAAAGGCGCGGAACGCTGTAGTTATAACCGGTCCGGCGGGCGATCCGAAGGACATGCCTCGCATGCTCAACGATTTTCTGTCCGCTCCCGGGATAAAGATCGTCGCGGGAGGCACGACATCGCATCTTGTGGCCGAAAAGATGGGCAAAGAAGTTGAGATCGAGCTGAAATACCTGGACACAGGTCTCCCGCCGACTGCCAAGATCGAAGGAATAGATATTGTTACAGAAGGCATGCTCACACTCAATCGCGTTGTCGATTACATGAAGCGCGGCGTGCCCGATGGCGAGGAAAACGCCGCCACAAAGCTATATGATATTTTGAAATCATGCGACGGCATCACGTTTATGGTCGGTACTGCTCGCAATGCAGCTCACCAGAATGCAAGCTTCCCCCCTGAAATGCTCCTACGGCGCTCTGTCGTCGAGACTCTTGCTGCATTATTGAGAGATGAGGACAAGACAGTCGAAGTAAATTATTACTAA
- a CDS encoding [Fe-Fe] hydrogenase large subunit C-terminal domain-containing protein, whose amino-acid sequence MKNSIISTDKAKCRDCYRCVRVCPVKAIRFADGQARVDADRCILCGTCVRECPQQAKHVRDDVQKVMQILSLSGNKIASVAPSFPAAFGDYGNGLLPAALKKLGFDMVTETSVGAELVAHATAGLMDKNNNTLVTSACPVVVNYVEKYHPEVCENITPLISPMIAHARYLKKKYGEDSKVVFIGPCSAKKGEADEDMERSVDAVLTFEELHQALADAGIKKSALQPTAFDDVRPKDAQLFPLEGGLAKTASIASGLLREDFITLSGSRHVGEMIDHLSDNTPIRLFEALFCAGGCINGACMGPTKDIFARRNKVLQYHKRKTYEAEKEFDIAGAPKIDLAREISPQILTQPQFSETAVKAVLAETGKYALEDELNCGACGYSSCRENALAVLSGMAERSMCLPWMRQLAERKTDQIIDNSPNGIVMVDAQFNIVSFNPAFACMFSATDKLVGRPISTLMDPEDFEKVAAEVIPRISGKPVSFQQYNLITSESIYRLDGEDVMIGIFANLTKTREEEERIARIRSETLSNAESVIEKQMRMAQEIASILGETTSETRVLLRKLTQLAQDVEESK is encoded by the coding sequence GTGAAAAACTCCATTATCTCTACAGATAAAGCTAAGTGCAGGGACTGCTACAGGTGCGTTAGAGTCTGTCCGGTAAAGGCTATCAGGTTCGCTGACGGTCAGGCGCGTGTCGACGCAGACAGGTGCATACTCTGCGGCACATGCGTCCGCGAATGTCCTCAGCAGGCCAAACACGTGCGCGATGACGTGCAGAAAGTAATGCAGATTCTCTCCTTATCGGGTAACAAAATCGCCTCCGTGGCGCCATCATTTCCCGCTGCATTCGGCGATTACGGCAACGGTCTGCTTCCTGCTGCATTAAAGAAACTCGGGTTCGATATGGTGACCGAGACATCCGTCGGCGCTGAACTGGTCGCGCACGCCACCGCCGGGCTTATGGACAAGAATAACAATACACTGGTAACCTCCGCATGTCCTGTGGTGGTGAACTACGTTGAGAAATACCACCCCGAGGTCTGTGAAAATATAACGCCTCTTATCTCTCCTATGATCGCGCATGCAAGATATCTGAAGAAGAAATATGGCGAGGATTCAAAAGTCGTCTTCATAGGACCATGTTCGGCAAAGAAGGGTGAAGCTGATGAAGATATGGAGCGCAGCGTAGATGCGGTGCTCACATTTGAAGAACTCCACCAGGCACTGGCCGACGCAGGGATCAAAAAGAGCGCGCTGCAGCCTACAGCCTTTGACGATGTTCGTCCAAAAGATGCTCAGCTTTTCCCATTGGAGGGCGGGCTGGCTAAAACGGCTTCGATTGCGTCGGGCCTGCTGCGCGAGGATTTCATAACTCTATCCGGCAGCAGGCATGTAGGTGAGATGATAGACCACCTATCCGACAATACTCCTATCAGGTTATTTGAGGCACTTTTCTGCGCAGGAGGATGCATAAACGGCGCATGTATGGGCCCCACCAAAGACATATTTGCCCGCCGGAACAAGGTACTTCAATATCACAAGAGAAAGACGTATGAGGCTGAAAAAGAATTTGATATAGCCGGTGCACCAAAGATAGACCTGGCGCGTGAGATCAGCCCACAGATACTAACGCAGCCTCAGTTCAGCGAGACGGCGGTCAAGGCGGTTTTGGCCGAAACAGGCAAATATGCACTCGAAGACGAGCTGAACTGCGGCGCATGCGGATATTCGTCGTGCAGGGAGAATGCGCTCGCGGTGCTCTCGGGCATGGCGGAAAGAAGCATGTGCCTGCCGTGGATGCGCCAGCTTGCCGAGCGCAAGACCGATCAGATCATAGATAACAGCCCCAACGGCATTGTCATGGTAGATGCCCAGTTCAACATAGTCTCGTTCAACCCGGCGTTCGCCTGCATGTTCAGCGCGACAGACAAGCTCGTCGGCAGACCCATTAGCACGCTTATGGACCCCGAAGACTTTGAAAAAGTGGCGGCTGAGGTTATCCCGAGGATCAGCGGCAAACCGGTCTCTTTTCAGCAGTATAACCTGATCACAAGTGAGAGCATATATAGGCTCGACGGCGAGGACGTTATGATCGGGATCTTCGCAAACCTCACAAAGACAAGGGAAGAAGAGGAACGGATAGCGCGCATTCGCTCTGAGACGCTTTCCAACGCGGAAAGCGTGATTGAAAAGCAAATGCGGATGGCCCAGGAGATCGCAAGTATCCTCGGCGAGACTACAAGTGAGACTCGCGTGCTGCTGCGCAAGCTTACGCAGTTGGCGCAGGATGTGGAAGAGAGTAAATAG
- a CDS encoding NAD(P)H-dependent oxidoreductase subunit E: MSDKLEIKVCVGSSCHVKGGSKTLRTLEMLIEREHLDGRVELKADLCLGNCLDAPNVVIDGKVHGGVTPERTEEFFNNEILPRVQS; encoded by the coding sequence ATGTCCGATAAGCTTGAAATCAAAGTATGTGTGGGCAGTTCGTGCCACGTCAAAGGCGGCAGCAAGACCCTGAGAACACTTGAGATGCTGATTGAGCGAGAACACCTCGACGGCAGAGTGGAACTCAAGGCCGACTTATGCCTCGGAAACTGTCTGGACGCGCCCAATGTCGTCATCGACGGCAAGGTTCACGGCGGAGTGACGCCGGAGAGGACCGAGGAATTCTTCAACAATGAGATTCTGCCGCGGGTGCAATCGTGA
- a CDS encoding peptide chain release factor 3 translates to MADNIRDEIRRRRTFAIISHPDAGKTTLTEKLLLYSGAIDLAGSVRAKKDQRHATSDWMELERQRGISVTSTVLQFDYEGYVLNLLDTPGHEDFSEDTYRTLTAADNAVMLIDAAKGIEPQTRKLFEVCRMRGIPIFTLINKMDRPARDPLDLLDELEKVFGIATHAMNWPLGNGANFRGVYDRHGRKMHLFERTEHGAKRAPVIVTDPDSPECAKLVDKETHARFLEEMELLDMAGDKFDPELLRTGKLTPVYFGSAVNNFGVRLFLDSFLKLGLEPGARETTQGRIEPDYPHFTGFVFKIQANMDPKHRDSVAFLRVCSGKFEKDMQVHHSRLGTKMRLSRPHKLFARDRDTVEEAYPGDILGLVNPGAFAIGDSVSADGPVAYGGIPRFAPEHFGVLRCPDPSNYKKFRNGLDQLKAEGALQLFYAAGAGSAHEPIIAVVGRLQFDVITFRLKSEYNVDTIFEPMHMKYARWITGSDEDIANISLSIGTRLVEDPEGRPAVLFDDDWSLSRVIEKNPNLKFDSVAS, encoded by the coding sequence TTGGCTGATAATATCCGCGATGAGATCCGCAGACGGCGGACCTTCGCTATCATATCTCACCCTGATGCGGGAAAGACCACCCTTACAGAAAAACTGCTGCTCTATTCTGGCGCAATAGACCTTGCAGGCTCGGTCCGTGCGAAAAAGGACCAGCGGCACGCCACGTCCGACTGGATGGAGCTCGAGCGGCAGAGGGGGATATCGGTCACATCCACCGTGCTGCAGTTCGACTATGAAGGGTATGTGCTGAATCTGCTGGACACTCCCGGTCATGAGGACTTCAGTGAGGACACATATCGCACGCTGACCGCTGCGGACAATGCTGTGATGCTTATAGATGCCGCCAAGGGAATCGAGCCGCAGACACGCAAGCTCTTTGAGGTCTGCCGGATGCGCGGAATCCCGATTTTTACCCTAATCAACAAGATGGACCGCCCGGCTCGCGACCCGCTTGATCTGCTCGATGAACTAGAAAAAGTATTCGGTATCGCGACTCATGCCATGAACTGGCCTCTGGGTAATGGCGCGAATTTCCGTGGAGTATATGATCGTCACGGTCGCAAGATGCATCTCTTTGAGCGGACAGAACACGGCGCAAAGCGCGCACCCGTGATCGTTACGGACCCAGACAGCCCGGAGTGCGCGAAACTGGTGGACAAAGAGACTCACGCCAGGTTTCTGGAAGAGATGGAACTGTTGGATATGGCCGGCGACAAGTTTGACCCCGAACTGCTGCGCACAGGAAAGCTTACTCCGGTATACTTCGGCAGCGCAGTAAACAATTTCGGCGTCAGGCTGTTTTTAGACTCGTTTCTCAAGTTGGGGCTTGAGCCTGGTGCCAGAGAGACCACGCAGGGCAGGATCGAACCCGATTACCCGCACTTTACAGGCTTTGTCTTTAAGATTCAGGCGAACATGGACCCCAAACACAGGGACAGTGTCGCGTTTTTGAGGGTGTGTTCGGGCAAGTTCGAGAAGGATATGCAGGTCCACCATTCGCGGCTCGGGACAAAAATGCGCCTCTCCCGTCCGCATAAGCTCTTTGCAAGGGACAGGGATACTGTTGAAGAAGCGTATCCCGGTGATATACTCGGCCTGGTGAACCCCGGCGCATTTGCGATAGGGGACAGTGTGAGCGCAGACGGGCCGGTTGCATACGGCGGTATTCCAAGGTTTGCGCCCGAGCATTTCGGCGTGCTTCGATGTCCTGATCCGTCTAACTACAAGAAGTTTCGAAACGGCCTGGATCAGCTCAAAGCTGAGGGCGCGCTGCAACTATTTTATGCGGCGGGCGCAGGTTCCGCTCATGAGCCGATTATAGCAGTGGTAGGTCGGCTTCAGTTCGATGTGATTACGTTCAGGCTCAAGAGCGAATATAATGTGGACACTATATTTGAGCCGATGCATATGAAGTATGCGCGCTGGATTACCGGCAGCGATGAAGATATTGCCAATATTTCACTCTCGATAGGCACGCGGCTTGTCGAAGACCCTGAGGGCAGACCTGCTGTGTTGTTCGATGACGACTGGAGCCTGTCTCGCGTTATCGAAAAGAACCCGAATCTCAAGTTTGACAGCGTTGCTTCTTAA
- a CDS encoding sigma-70 family RNA polymerase sigma factor, producing MLLLRDLLKLCETGNNDAVAELVRRFRPWALDFASAILDDHDLAEDAVQEAFITAITHLCDLREPNAFPGWFRQIIRTQASRILRIRKELPIEQGDLLASYDCSAQDQLQSKELRVVVRDALRSLPSIGRDAAEMFYLEEMSCASISDLLAVPEGTVRRRLFDARARLRDLLLGYVQGEEPDREEHKDPGFPL from the coding sequence ATGCTTCTGCTGCGTGATCTGCTCAAATTGTGCGAGACGGGCAATAACGATGCTGTTGCGGAGCTTGTCCGCCGCTTCCGGCCATGGGCGCTGGATTTCGCATCTGCAATCCTGGACGATCATGACCTCGCGGAAGACGCCGTGCAGGAAGCATTCATAACCGCAATCACACACCTATGCGATCTTCGTGAGCCAAATGCATTTCCGGGCTGGTTCCGGCAGATCATCCGCACGCAGGCCAGTCGTATTCTTCGTATACGCAAAGAACTGCCGATTGAACAGGGTGATCTACTCGCTTCATATGACTGTTCGGCGCAGGACCAACTTCAATCTAAAGAACTCCGCGTCGTGGTCCGTGATGCTTTAAGGTCGCTTCCAAGCATAGGACGTGATGCAGCGGAAATGTTCTATCTTGAAGAGATGAGCTGTGCGAGCATATCGGACCTGCTTGCAGTGCCGGAAGGCACTGTGAGACGCCGGCTCTTCGATGCCAGGGCTCGGCTTAGAGATTTGCTGCTTGGCTATGTCCAAGGTGAAGAGCCGGATCGCGAAGAGCACAAGGACCCAGGATTCCCCCTGTGA
- a CDS encoding ATPase, T2SS/T4P/T4SS family: protein MSEQSSVELEKLVMMAYSRGASDLHLLVGEPPTLRIDGVLERTDITPLTANETRAIASAVMSSDKIEQIEREGGAVERSITFGEVAARFCVARVSGDISISVRLIPTSVPSVDMLGLPKGLIEAGKAPMGLIVFSGRIGSGKSTAAYSLLDHINSNSSANIHTLEDPIMYRLIPKKSLVQQREVGVDIPDTISGLRQLIHMDPDVIFMSEVKTLEDLQAVITAAETGHLVIMVMHADSPEEAIQRIGDVFSEQIRPFYRKALAGVLRCVSCQRLIPKIGGGRVAVFGVLVPDEEMRTAIAEGEDVFSRKTPLPENCIRMPDEINRMAREGIISEETAKAYLADI, encoded by the coding sequence ATGTCAGAACAATCGTCTGTTGAGCTTGAGAAGTTGGTTATGATGGCTTATTCGCGCGGGGCAAGTGACCTGCACCTGCTCGTTGGTGAGCCGCCGACACTCCGTATTGATGGCGTGCTGGAGCGTACAGACATTACACCACTTACCGCTAATGAGACCAGGGCAATAGCATCTGCTGTTATGTCGAGTGACAAGATCGAGCAGATAGAACGCGAAGGCGGAGCGGTAGAAAGGTCTATAACCTTTGGAGAAGTTGCGGCGAGGTTTTGTGTAGCTCGTGTTTCAGGTGATATCAGTATTTCAGTTCGCTTGATTCCTACAAGCGTTCCATCTGTCGATATGCTGGGTCTGCCTAAGGGGCTGATTGAGGCAGGAAAAGCTCCCATGGGGCTTATAGTATTTTCCGGTCGCATAGGTTCCGGCAAGTCAACTGCAGCGTACAGCCTCCTCGACCACATCAACTCGAACAGCAGCGCTAACATCCATACTCTGGAAGACCCGATTATGTATCGGCTCATACCGAAGAAATCACTGGTGCAGCAAAGAGAGGTGGGTGTGGATATCCCTGATACTATCTCGGGACTCAGGCAATTGATTCATATGGACCCGGATGTCATATTCATGAGCGAGGTGAAAACGCTGGAGGACCTGCAGGCAGTCATAACCGCTGCTGAGACAGGGCATCTGGTCATCATGGTAATGCATGCAGACTCACCCGAGGAAGCAATCCAACGAATAGGGGATGTCTTCTCAGAACAAATACGCCCGTTCTATCGGAAAGCGCTTGCTGGTGTGCTCCGGTGTGTGTCATGCCAGCGCCTCATACCTAAGATAGGTGGAGGGCGAGTCGCGGTATTCGGGGTATTGGTTCCTGATGAAGAGATGAGGACAGCAATTGCTGAAGGTGAGGATGTCTTTTCTAGGAAAACTCCACTACCCGAAAATTGCATCCGCATGCCCGACGAGATCAATCGTATGGCCAGGGAGGGGATTATCAGCGAGGAGACAGCTAAAGCCTATTTGGCGGATATTTAG
- a CDS encoding GNAT family protein, translated as MIPNAFLIGEKIYLRPFEKSDLDYIRKWYNDPELRGSICVTEPYNAVKTEQWFDDICKDEQRIWFAIAVKENDEVIGECGLLRMFVAWKTTDLTMIIGERDAHGKGYGSEAIRLLLDYAFGYLGFHRVAVGVAGFNEDAVRFYEKNGFKREGIQRDGYYYNYEYHDFVMMSILEDEYRHTAS; from the coding sequence ATGATCCCCAACGCTTTTTTGATAGGTGAAAAAATATATCTAAGGCCGTTCGAGAAAAGTGACCTCGACTATATCCGCAAGTGGTATAACGATCCCGAACTCAGAGGGTCTATCTGTGTGACTGAGCCTTATAATGCTGTGAAGACCGAGCAGTGGTTCGACGATATCTGCAAGGACGAGCAGCGTATATGGTTTGCGATTGCTGTGAAAGAAAATGACGAAGTGATCGGTGAGTGCGGGCTGCTGCGAATGTTTGTCGCCTGGAAGACCACAGACCTGACCATGATCATAGGCGAACGCGACGCGCATGGCAAGGGCTATGGGTCTGAAGCGATCCGGCTGCTGCTGGACTATGCATTCGGCTATCTGGGTTTTCATAGAGTAGCTGTTGGAGTGGCCGGTTTCAATGAGGATGCGGTCAGATTCTATGAGAAAAACGGCTTCAAACGCGAGGGCATCCAGAGAGACGGCTATTATTATAATTACGAATATCACGATTTTGTGATGATGAGTATTCTGGAAGACGAGTATCGGCACACTGCCTCTTGA
- a CDS encoding phosphatase PAP2 family protein: MKRNSTCSFVPLMIFLLMVCSAHAWSSEVIREPLARSISGTVTPFLAAGGLSLLSDKHEFTQCAKAVAATCIATEALKYAVGEKRPNSDSGTSFPSGHTAAAFAMATVLADYRPEYKWPAYITASTIGYSRVEAGSHYWRDVIGGAALGYFIGKRFTGDHVMVSPQGIGYQWKW, from the coding sequence ATGAAAAGGAATTCAACTTGTTCATTTGTGCCGCTAATGATCTTTTTGCTGATGGTCTGCTCCGCACATGCTTGGAGTTCCGAGGTAATCAGAGAACCTCTTGCACGCTCAATATCTGGTACGGTAACACCATTTCTCGCTGCAGGTGGGCTATCCTTGCTGTCCGATAAGCACGAGTTTACACAGTGTGCAAAAGCGGTCGCAGCTACCTGCATTGCCACGGAAGCATTGAAGTATGCTGTCGGAGAAAAACGCCCGAACAGCGATTCCGGGACCAGCTTCCCGAGCGGTCATACGGCTGCCGCATTCGCAATGGCCACCGTTCTTGCTGATTACAGACCTGAGTATAAATGGCCCGCCTATATAACCGCGTCCACAATCGGATACTCACGGGTAGAAGCCGGATCGCATTATTGGCGCGATGTAATCGGCGGCGCTGCTCTTGGATATTTCATAGGCAAGCGCTTCACCGGCGACCATGTGATGGTTTCACCTCAAGGTATAGGGTATCAATGGAAATGGTAA
- a CDS encoding alginate lyase family protein, translating to MSNSFLRRITFCIILAVICATGLFADTTERTSSNMCVPNLAAHPRLLMTAQNITEMKSRIEHCDWAREQWRSVKEKADEALNEEIILPPRGGNWPHWYACPVHDCPLSKGKQIGSWRWEHKCPVGGETLLGDPSTPSKDYDSCVLADIHTKWALAILDLGIAYQITDDTRYSSKARDILLAYSKKYLAYPLHDIYGRIGPQNLGKDDKPALGGGRVGPQNLDEAVWLIPVCQGADLVWDTLTQADRDTISNNMLMPAVKDVLMPNPLGIHNIQCWRNSAIGLVGFLLGDKDLISYAIDNPDTGFRAQITKGVTADGQWWEGAWSYHFYTVSAIWSLTEAARNCGIDLYCREFKSMFDAPLAMAMPNMYLPAFNDSGEVNLESEEDLYELAYARYKNPVYLGLLDKSDRHNNFALFYGEPKLPAVSPMNWKSTDYPHSGYAVLTKGKREMATWLCMKYGPYGTSHGHPDKLSFVLYAKGHVLGIDSGTSRYGLPIHSAWYKTTLSHNTLTVDEESQKPVEGRVISFGTEKGVDFALCDAGPIQDGVHFTRAAVMLDENLIIFIDQIRSDKDHIYDIAYHQCGKWTNIHQGTAWNPPDKLGYSYLKDAIICGLGKGINLGVDVAPGNKVMLGAEAENDAEVITATGVGANIADRVLAVIFRKHAKDMSLAWYISLDGSAVRIERLSVNDEGGTDIASPAVAVMVTDATGKKWCLLSNPEKREVAVLLPDGSMWRGRSLFAVK from the coding sequence ATGTCGAACTCTTTCTTGCGCCGCATAACATTTTGCATTATCCTGGCTGTGATCTGCGCTACGGGCTTGTTTGCGGATACAACAGAAAGGACGTCTTCCAATATGTGTGTGCCTAATCTGGCCGCTCATCCGCGCCTGCTAATGACGGCTCAGAACATTACAGAGATGAAGAGCCGTATCGAGCACTGCGATTGGGCTCGCGAACAGTGGAGATCAGTCAAGGAAAAAGCTGATGAAGCCCTGAACGAGGAGATAATCCTGCCGCCTCGCGGAGGCAACTGGCCCCACTGGTATGCGTGTCCGGTGCATGATTGCCCGCTTAGTAAAGGCAAACAGATCGGTTCGTGGCGCTGGGAACATAAATGCCCGGTCGGCGGCGAGACGCTTTTGGGTGATCCGAGCACACCGAGTAAGGACTACGACAGCTGCGTTCTTGCTGATATTCACACCAAATGGGCACTGGCTATACTCGATCTCGGCATTGCATATCAGATTACTGACGATACCCGTTATTCTTCAAAGGCACGCGACATTTTACTTGCCTATTCAAAGAAATACCTTGCTTACCCGCTCCACGACATTTACGGGAGAATCGGTCCGCAGAATCTGGGCAAAGACGACAAACCGGCACTTGGCGGTGGTAGAGTTGGTCCTCAAAATCTGGACGAGGCTGTCTGGCTGATTCCGGTCTGCCAAGGTGCAGACCTCGTGTGGGATACTCTTACTCAGGCCGACCGAGACACGATATCGAATAATATGCTCATGCCTGCCGTAAAAGATGTGTTGATGCCCAATCCGCTCGGTATTCACAACATCCAGTGTTGGCGAAACAGTGCGATAGGGCTTGTCGGTTTTCTCTTAGGCGATAAAGACCTCATAAGTTACGCAATCGATAATCCCGATACGGGCTTCCGGGCGCAGATAACCAAGGGCGTTACGGCTGACGGCCAGTGGTGGGAGGGTGCGTGGAGTTATCATTTCTATACCGTATCGGCTATCTGGAGCCTTACCGAAGCTGCGCGCAATTGCGGAATCGACCTCTATTGTCGGGAGTTCAAGTCGATGTTCGATGCACCTTTGGCAATGGCAATGCCGAACATGTATCTGCCTGCTTTCAATGACAGTGGCGAGGTCAATCTCGAATCCGAAGAGGACCTATACGAACTGGCTTACGCTCGCTACAAGAATCCTGTTTATCTCGGCCTGCTTGATAAATCCGACAGGCACAACAACTTTGCACTGTTCTACGGTGAACCAAAGCTGCCTGCAGTGTCGCCAATGAACTGGAAAAGCACTGATTATCCTCACAGTGGCTATGCAGTGCTCACCAAAGGTAAGCGCGAGATGGCGACGTGGCTTTGTATGAAATATGGGCCGTACGGCACTAGTCATGGTCACCCTGACAAGCTGAGCTTTGTCCTTTATGCAAAAGGACACGTGCTCGGTATCGATTCGGGCACATCTCGTTATGGTCTGCCGATCCACTCCGCATGGTATAAGACAACTCTTTCGCATAATACGCTCACCGTGGATGAAGAATCTCAGAAGCCTGTGGAAGGACGCGTGATCTCATTCGGAACCGAGAAAGGCGTGGACTTTGCTTTGTGCGATGCCGGGCCGATCCAAGATGGCGTCCACTTCACGCGCGCGGCGGTGATGCTGGATGAAAACCTGATCATCTTTATCGACCAGATACGCTCGGACAAGGACCACATTTATGACATAGCCTATCACCAGTGCGGCAAGTGGACCAACATCCATCAAGGCACAGCCTGGAACCCACCCGACAAGCTGGGTTACAGCTATTTGAAAGATGCAATAATATGCGGTCTGGGTAAAGGAATCAATCTAGGCGTCGACGTCGCGCCGGGCAATAAGGTCATGCTTGGCGCGGAAGCCGAAAATGATGCGGAGGTCATCACGGCCACCGGAGTCGGTGCGAATATTGCGGACCGCGTGCTCGCCGTGATCTTCCGCAAGCATGCGAAGGATATGTCGCTGGCATGGTATATTTCACTGGATGGATCTGCGGTTCGTATCGAGCGACTGAGCGTGAATGACGAAGGTGGAACCGATATAGCCTCACCAGCGGTAGCCGTCATGGTAACTGATGCGACCGGCAAAAAGTGGTGTCTGCTTTCCAACCCCGAAAAACGCGAAGTTGCAGTGCTGCTGCCGGACGGCTCTATGTGGCGGGGCAGGTCATTGTTCGCAGTGAAATAG
- a CDS encoding DUF362 domain-containing protein, which produces MSKVHFASAKLKQLRADASLPAKFKRLLEGYPLKDMFGGKTVAIKMHLGGHYGYTTIPPLFVRMLVREIKDAGGNPFITDGTPAIPEAIARGYTQEVLGAPIVPAAGFNEKYFVTVPIDYLSFKEAQMCGEIYNADAMIVYSHGKGHGMCGWGGAIKNIAMGNFTCKTRGSIHALGDTDFEWNSELCTHCHLCRDNCPTGALTFNEDGILNIFSHHCRYCMHCVLACPVGAIKMHQEAIRNFQTGMARATKACLDTFDQDRVLYINHVLNVTPFCDCWGFSSPAIVPDVGVFAGTDIVSVEQASIDSIKTENFIEGSLPHPLIVRDDIDGHLLHKIHSKDPYLQCVESAKIGLGSQDYALVEVE; this is translated from the coding sequence GTGAGTAAGGTTCATTTCGCTTCAGCAAAACTCAAGCAACTGCGCGCGGACGCCAGCCTGCCCGCCAAATTCAAGAGACTGCTCGAGGGATATCCGCTCAAGGATATGTTCGGAGGAAAGACAGTCGCCATCAAGATGCATCTTGGAGGTCACTATGGCTACACTACTATCCCGCCGTTATTTGTGAGAATGCTGGTCCGGGAGATAAAAGATGCCGGAGGAAACCCGTTCATCACGGACGGCACACCGGCAATACCGGAAGCAATCGCAAGGGGCTACACTCAGGAAGTCCTCGGCGCGCCGATTGTGCCTGCCGCAGGCTTCAATGAGAAATATTTCGTCACTGTACCGATAGATTACCTCAGCTTCAAAGAAGCCCAGATGTGTGGTGAAATATACAATGCCGATGCCATGATCGTCTACAGCCACGGTAAGGGCCACGGCATGTGCGGATGGGGCGGCGCCATCAAAAACATCGCCATGGGCAACTTCACCTGCAAGACACGAGGGTCTATACACGCTCTCGGAGATACTGATTTCGAGTGGAACTCAGAGCTGTGCACTCACTGTCACCTCTGCCGCGACAACTGCCCGACCGGCGCGCTCACATTCAATGAAGACGGCATTTTGAATATCTTTTCACACCACTGCCGGTATTGCATGCACTGCGTGCTCGCGTGCCCCGTGGGCGCAATCAAGATGCATCAGGAAGCAATCCGTAACTTCCAGACCGGCATGGCCCGTGCAACCAAGGCCTGCCTTGATACATTCGATCAAGACCGTGTGCTCTATATTAACCATGTGCTCAACGTCACGCCTTTTTGCGATTGCTGGGGATTTTCGTCGCCCGCCATTGTCCCGGACGTGGGGGTCTTCGCGGGAACCGACATCGTCTCGGTCGAGCAAGCATCGATAGACTCAATCAAAACTGAAAACTTCATAGAGGGCTCACTGCCCCACCCGCTTATTGTCCGCGACGACATCGACGGTCACTTGCTCCATAAAATCCACAGCAAGGACCCATATTTGCAATGCGTGGAATCGGCTAAGATCGGTTTGGGAAGTCAGGATTACGCGTTGGTAGAAGTAGAATAG